A genomic segment from Desulfurispirillum indicum S5 encodes:
- a CDS encoding DNA cytosine methyltransferase, which translates to MNAIDLFAGLGGWSTGARMAGIHILWAANHWPEAVKWHAKNHPDTAHACQDLHQANWEQVPSHDILLASPCCQGHSRARGKDNGNPKHDASRSTAWAVVSAAEFHRPPFVIVENVPEFMQWTLYPAWASAMNALGYQLAPHVIDCADLGVPQNRIRLFLVCTRSRVPLHLKFPSKNHQPASSFIDFSAGNWSPILRPTRAAATLARVANGRREYGERFVMPYYKSGSGLTGRSLNRPIGTITTIDRWAVVDGERMRMLTADECLAAQSFPADIARPKSHRLTVHLAGNAVPPLAASNILKALTRAA; encoded by the coding sequence ATGAACGCCATTGACCTTTTCGCTGGCCTTGGCGGTTGGTCTACCGGTGCAAGGATGGCAGGTATCCACATCCTTTGGGCAGCAAACCACTGGCCGGAAGCCGTCAAGTGGCACGCCAAAAACCATCCAGACACAGCCCATGCCTGCCAAGACCTTCACCAGGCTAACTGGGAGCAGGTCCCCAGTCATGATATTCTACTGGCCAGCCCCTGCTGTCAGGGACACAGCAGGGCGCGGGGCAAAGACAATGGCAATCCGAAGCATGATGCCAGCCGGTCAACCGCCTGGGCGGTGGTGAGCGCGGCAGAATTCCATCGCCCCCCATTTGTGATCGTTGAAAATGTGCCGGAGTTCATGCAGTGGACGCTGTACCCAGCGTGGGCAAGTGCAATGAACGCACTGGGTTACCAGCTGGCCCCGCACGTAATCGACTGCGCTGACCTCGGAGTGCCGCAGAATCGCATAAGGCTTTTCCTTGTTTGCACCCGTAGCCGCGTACCCCTTCACCTGAAATTCCCAAGTAAAAATCACCAGCCTGCCTCATCATTTATTGATTTCAGCGCAGGAAACTGGTCACCAATCCTTCGCCCAACGCGCGCAGCCGCAACGCTTGCCAGAGTAGCAAATGGCCGCCGAGAGTACGGTGAACGATTTGTTATGCCGTATTACAAATCCGGCTCAGGATTAACCGGCAGAAGCCTCAACCGTCCCATTGGGACAATTACAACCATCGACCGCTGGGCGGTAGTGGATGGAGAGAGAATGCGCATGCTGACTGCAGATGAATGTCTCGCAGCACAATCATTTCCGGCAGATATAGCGCGGCCAAAGAGCCATCGCCTGACGGTGCATCTCGCAGGTAATGCAGTACCGCCATTGGCAGCCAGCAATATACTGAAAGCCCTCACCAGGGCGGCGTGA
- a CDS encoding OmpA family protein: protein MRRFPAFFLAATVAMSGQLAFARSPTQQLYPSPPQPDTVINQIQVPQFVLTQTPKKGGLTITQGLTITQRIPLQIQALPIARPASTTEQAPLCKFTIEGFDLNGFTLTEAQKERIKELASSLQGSVAVTGHSDHFGPAWAKERVANRRAESVAAYLTTLGVSVASATGQSDHNQISTNPAQNRRAEITLTECK, encoded by the coding sequence ATGCGACGATTTCCAGCCTTTTTTCTTGCCGCAACCGTGGCAATGTCCGGACAGCTGGCATTCGCCAGATCTCCCACTCAACAACTCTATCCGTCGCCCCCGCAACCGGACACCGTGATCAACCAGATCCAGGTGCCCCAATTCGTGCTCACTCAAACCCCAAAAAAAGGAGGACTGACAATCACCCAAGGACTGACAATTACCCAGCGGATTCCGCTGCAGATCCAGGCACTGCCAATTGCCCGGCCAGCAAGCACAACTGAGCAAGCTCCGCTGTGCAAGTTCACCATCGAGGGTTTTGACCTTAATGGCTTCACCCTGACAGAGGCCCAAAAGGAGCGAATCAAGGAGCTTGCATCCTCTCTTCAAGGCTCTGTGGCAGTCACCGGCCACTCTGACCATTTCGGGCCAGCATGGGCCAAGGAAAGGGTAGCCAATCGCAGAGCCGAGAGCGTCGCGGCCTACCTCACGACTCTTGGTGTGAGTGTGGCATCCGCTACCGGCCAATCTGATCACAATCAAATATCCACCAACCCCGCGCAGAATCGCCGGGCAGAAATCACTTTGACGGAGTGCAAATGA
- a CDS encoding disulfide isomerase DsbC N-terminal domain-containing protein, translating into MNNKFKELFSKKPSQAFLATCMAIISAGLIFTWDRSPAGEPVPAVVVSPEQAEEVFRATHPATTISSVKRSPIPGLFEIHLTNYQIIYFSPETRLTIFGRIMDEFGQDITSMASMDAILPMALKIGSGSTEVIEVTDPGCSWCLRSYQFFADKDVTKYLLFLGSFAPEKSEHILCSDDPAAAYHAIYSGQTPDTLLSCDEGKATLSSHRAIAGSLGATGTPTFIINDDVIRGFNQARILEHLQ; encoded by the coding sequence ATGAATAATAAATTCAAGGAACTGTTTTCGAAGAAGCCCTCGCAGGCTTTTCTCGCTACCTGCATGGCAATCATATCAGCGGGACTGATCTTCACCTGGGACCGAAGCCCGGCAGGCGAGCCAGTGCCTGCTGTGGTTGTGAGTCCTGAGCAGGCTGAGGAGGTTTTTCGCGCAACTCATCCTGCAACTACCATTTCCAGTGTGAAGCGCAGCCCCATTCCAGGACTGTTCGAAATTCACCTGACAAATTACCAGATCATCTATTTCTCGCCCGAAACCAGGCTGACCATCTTTGGCCGCATCATGGACGAGTTTGGCCAGGACATTACCTCCATGGCCAGCATGGATGCCATTTTGCCTATGGCTCTCAAGATTGGCTCTGGCAGTACAGAAGTGATTGAAGTCACTGACCCTGGCTGCAGCTGGTGCCTGAGAAGTTATCAGTTTTTCGCTGATAAAGATGTCACCAAGTACCTGTTGTTTCTTGGCAGTTTTGCCCCGGAAAAATCCGAGCACATCCTGTGTTCAGACGATCCGGCTGCAGCTTACCACGCTATCTATAGCGGCCAGACCCCTGACACGCTGCTTTCCTGTGACGAGGGTAAAGCCACCCTGTCCAGTCACCGGGCTATTGCTGGCTCCCTCGGCGCTACCGGCACTCCCACATTCATCATCAACGATGACGTAATCCGTGGCTTCAACCAAGCACGAATCCTGGAACACCTGCAGTGA